The stretch of DNA CTCAAATTTGCATCAGAAACGCCTTCCAATAAAATTCCAGAATTTTCTTGATTAACAAAACCTGGTTGAAATACAGATTGAAAAGGGAAAAGACTTGTTGTTCTATTATTCCCTAATTCACCATAAGACCCTCTAAGTTTTAAAAATGTAAGTGTATTGCTTTCGCTTAAAAAGGACTCTTTGGACACCACCCAACTCATTCCTCCTGCTATAAAATTACCCCATCTTGTGTTTTTATTAAAACGTGTAGATCCATCTCTTCTTATGGAAAATTCACCGTAGTATTTTTCATTAAAATTATAATTAACCCTACCTAGATAACTATTAATTCTTGAAGTGATAATACTACTGCCAACAGCTTCTGGCGATGTGCTTCCATCCAAATTATCTACTTTAGGTAAAAAACCAGTACCTTGAGCCAGTAAATTGTCTTGGGTATTTGTATAAGCTTCTGTAATAGCATCGATAGAGATGTTATGATCTCCAAAACTATTTTTATAATTTAAAGATTGAATGGCATTTAGAGTTGTGGTTAAATCTCTATTTTGTGATACACGTCCTTGTACACCAGATGCCGCACCTATCTTATCATCATCATAACTATATGAATCGAGAAGGAAATTCTCATAACTTAATCGTGTTTTAAATGATAAACCTTCAAAAAGATTTATCTCTGCAAAAACATTTGCTAAATAGTTAGTTCTTATTCTTCTTTCTTTTCCTAAAGTTAAACTTGCTAAAATATTCTCACCACTAAAAACAGGTCTGGTGCTATTTACTGGTTGACCTGAAACGAGTCCGTTTCCTAAATCAAAAATACGCCCTCCTAAATCATCTCTAATCAAACCTCCATTAGCATCTCTGGCATAAATAGGATAAATACTAGATAAACCATAAATCCAAGAAATCGCTTGTGTTGTATTTCCACTTGTTTGATCCGGATTATTTGAGTTAGAACGTGAAAAACTAGTATTAAGACCTATTTTAAACCAGTCATTTATTTGAGTTTCTAAATTTAATCGTGAAGATACTCTTTCAAAATTAGAAGGTATCACAGGGCCATCTTCATTTAAATAGTCGAAAGACATAAAATACCTAGTCTTATCAGTACCTCCAGATACACCAATATTATGATTTACTCTAAGGTAGTCTTCCCTAAGAACTTCGTTCTCCCAATTAGAGTTCCATAATAAATTAGCACCAGCCACTAAATTACCACTGGCATCTATTGGGTTTGCTACACTATATGGGTTATACCCTAGATGATCAACTAATTGATTCGTTGCACTTAGGGCTGCATCAGTAGCTGTTTGACCATCTTCGTATTGATTTGTATTCTTTAGAGCCTGCCAGGTCAATTTTAAATAATCCTCCGGATTGGCTAAATTGTGAATCCCTATGGTTGGATTAGATAATCCTATCTGAGATCTTAATGTTACCTTAGGAGCCGAATCTATATGACCTTTCCTGGTTGTAATTAATATAACACCTCCTGAGGCTCTTGAACCATACAAAGCTGATGATGATGCATCTTTCAGTACTGAAACCGATTCGATTTGATCCTGACTTATCGTATTAAGGTTACCATTAAACGGTGCGCCATCTACAACAATTAAAGGGCCTCTTTCCAAACTTTCACTCGATATCCCTCTTATCCTGATAATAGGGTTATTTCCTGGTTGGCCTCCTGCTGTTAACAAACTTACACCTGGTACAGCTCCCTGTAACGCTCTTAGAGGGGATGTTACTTGCTGTGTCTCAATGGTAGTACTTGAAACAACACCTACAGATCCAACTATAGACTCTCTTGTTTGTGCACCATATGCAACAACGACAACCTCTTCAAGAGCAGTTGCATCTTCTTGCATGGTAACATTAATTGTGTTTGATGTACCAACTGTAACTTCTTGATTTTCGTACCCAACAAAGCTAAATACCAGAATGTTTCCTTGATTTACTTTAATTGAATAATTTCCATCAAAATCTGTTGATGCTCCTTTTGTAGAATTCTTAACTAAAACTGTTGCCCCGGGCAATGGTAAATTGTTTTTGTCTACAATTCTACCAGAAACAGTCCTTTCCTGTGCAAATGATGATATAATACCAAACACCAAGAACACTAGCACTAAATAGTAGTTTCTTACTTTCATAAATTAAATGTTTATTTTGAGTTAGTCAGTGCAGATTGAAATTAAGGAAGGTAGTATAGATGTTTTTTTAAGTGACTAATTCAAAAAATTACACCTTACTAATGAAATTTAAGCTTAGAAGAATCTAAAATATTTTAAGTAAAGTTCTATGACTACCTTACCTTAAATTACAATTGCGACAATAAAAAAAGGAATAAAGCCTAGATTTAGAGGCAATACTTATAATACCTTACCATACCGAAGATATCTTACCTAATATTTACCTCTATATGTTCTTTTTGAATTGAGAGTTTATAAACTCTGAAGGCGTTAGTGATGTTTCTTTTTTAAATGCTTTATTGAAAGTTACTTTATTATTATATCCTACTTCATAAGCGATATCAATAATATTAAGGCTTCCATGGATATCTTCTTTAAGAATACAGATAGCTTCTTTAATTCTAAATTTATTTATAAGCTCAAAAAAATTAATATTAAAATGTTCATTTATTATTTGAGACGTATTATGCCTTGTTGTGTTTAATCTTTTGGATAATACTTCAAGGTTGATATTATTTTCTTTATACACTTTATCTTCTACAAATAACTTAATTAAATTTTCTTTGAGTTCTTGGGATAACGCATTCGTAAGTCCAGACTTTTGGTATTTCTCTAAAGACATTACACTACTTTTTAGCGCATAATCGTGCTTAAAAATTTCAGGCTGGACATATGCCATATAAGCTAGATATACAACCATTACGGACATAATACTTACTTGAATATAATTAATAAAGTATGGGAAAGAAAGCAATATTCCACTCACCGGTAAGCCGTAAATAATATAGGA from Flavivirga spongiicola encodes:
- a CDS encoding SusC/RagA family TonB-linked outer membrane protein, which translates into the protein MKVRNYYLVLVFLVFGIISSFAQERTVSGRIVDKNNLPLPGATVLVKNSTKGASTDFDGNYSIKVNQGNILVFSFVGYENQEVTVGTSNTINVTMQEDATALEEVVVVAYGAQTRESIVGSVGVVSSTTIETQQVTSPLRALQGAVPGVSLLTAGGQPGNNPIIRIRGISSESLERGPLIVVDGAPFNGNLNTISQDQIESVSVLKDASSSALYGSRASGGVILITTRKGHIDSAPKVTLRSQIGLSNPTIGIHNLANPEDYLKLTWQALKNTNQYEDGQTATDAALSATNQLVDHLGYNPYSVANPIDASGNLVAGANLLWNSNWENEVLREDYLRVNHNIGVSGGTDKTRYFMSFDYLNEDGPVIPSNFERVSSRLNLETQINDWFKIGLNTSFSRSNSNNPDQTSGNTTQAISWIYGLSSIYPIYARDANGGLIRDDLGGRIFDLGNGLVSGQPVNSTRPVFSGENILASLTLGKERRIRTNYLANVFAEINLFEGLSFKTRLSYENFLLDSYSYDDDKIGAASGVQGRVSQNRDLTTTLNAIQSLNYKNSFGDHNISIDAITEAYTNTQDNLLAQGTGFLPKVDNLDGSTSPEAVGSSIITSRINSYLGRVNYNFNEKYYGEFSIRRDGSTRFNKNTRWGNFIAGGMSWVVSKESFLSESNTLTFLKLRGSYGELGNNRTTSLFPFQSVFQPGFVNQENSGILLEGVSDANLRWEKVESLNIGADFELFNGVLSGTLEYYNKESVDLIMDKPLASSLGVNKIVTNIGSIRNYGWEASLRSINFNSDDFTWTTGINVALNKNEWTKLPQDEILNGSKRYRVGSSIFDFFIREWAGVDSTDGRGMWYMDVLDTNGDVIDKVTTKEYDDATRYEQGKTSLPDIEGGFTSFVRYKQFDLNVLFNFSFGAYLLDSDYSGLINPFENPGRSAHPDNFNAWKNPGDVSDFPLLLASNNDHASRSTRFLFKNDYIRLKSLTFGYNFPLSTIERIGLSKLRLFLQADNIFTWQSHKGIDPEQAFNGITTNRSPLSKTITSGIILEF